A segment of the Nitrosopumilus sp. genome:
TGCCCGAAGTCAAGGACATACAGTGTGTTGACGGGCCCTATGATCTTCTTGTAAAGACAGAAGCACCTACAATCGAGGAATTAAACGAGGCAATCACGTGGAAGATACGCAAGCTCAAGAATGTCAGGTCCACTTACACCCTCAAGATAAACGAGGAGGCAACAGACTGTAAAGATGACAATTGATGAAAGACTCTTTGTCGGAACATCCTCCGATGAGCATGTTGAGATGTATCTAAAGGCAATGTGGCTAATCAAAGAGAATGGCGAGGCAATCAAAGTCAGCAGCGTTGCCCGTCTGCTTAGAATTCGACAGCCAAGCGTGGTCCAGATGATGAAGCGATTGGACAGGATAGGTTATGTAAAATACAAAAAATTTAACATAACTCTAACTGACAAAGGAGAAA
Coding sequences within it:
- a CDS encoding Lrp/AsnC family transcriptional regulator, which produces MAGSFLLLNCKKNQEKDVIAHLQEMPEVKDIQCVDGPYDLLVKTEAPTIEELNEAITWKIRKLKNVRSTYTLKINEEATDCKDDN
- a CDS encoding metal-dependent transcriptional regulator, which translates into the protein MTIDERLFVGTSSDEHVEMYLKAMWLIKENGEAIKVSSVARLLRIRQPSVVQMMKRLDRIGYVKYKKFNITLTDKGEKIGASIVRKSRLLEVLMISHLKVKSDEKIVCGMEHHMSDEFTDSLSSILGNPATSPNGKTIPFNHDRIFPKEDC